Within Gemmatimonadota bacterium, the genomic segment ACCAGAGACCCGGGCGAAATGCCAAACTACAATTTTCAATTCAACAGCATGGCAGATCTCGTAAAGGCACATCAAAAGACTTTTTCGACGCTTTCTTAACTCCCAATAATTTTTAAACAGCTTATCTAACAAGCTCGTAAAACCCAACAGGTGAAAAGGCGTTAGAGGAGTATATCTATGAATAAAATGATGTGGATGGTACGTGCCGGACAAGGGGCATACTTGATTGACGACTTTCGAAAAAAGAAGATCGTAGCGATTGGCTGGCAGGAACTGGGTGATCTGTCAAATCTGAAGAATAAAGACGATATCAAGCAGCTAATTGACAAGACTTATGATCACGAGAAACCTCGTGCCAGAGCGATATGGACTGGTCAGGTCGCTCGCTTTCGATTTGAATTTAGGAAAGGTGGCTTTACCCTATCCTCTGATACGGATAAAAGGACGTATTTGGTCGGCGAGATAATTTCAGATTACAGGTATGATGATAAGTTTTCGCTACCTCATACTCGGGATGTAAAGTGGCTTGGTGAAGTAGATCGGGATAGCTTATCTGCTTCGACAAGAAATACATTGGGTGCAATTTCGACAATCTTCGATGTTGGGAAAGATGCTCAAAAAGAGATTCTTGACCGGTTAGAAGGGAAAAAAGAAGCTCTAACAGAGGAAGAAGAGCAAGATGATCAGGACACCCTCAGAGAAGATTTGTTCTCAAATGCACACGAGTTTATTAAGGATAAAATTCTTGAACTCGATTGGGAAGAAATGCAGGAGCTTGTTGCAGGCATTTTGAGGGCAATGGGATATAAGACCATTGTATCGCCAAGAGGAACTGATCGGGGTAAAGATATTCAGGCCTCGCCAGATGGGTTAGGACTTGAGGAACCTCGGATCAAGGTGGAAGTTAAACATCGATCTAGTGGGCAAATGGGATCTCAAGAAATACGCAGCTTTACTGGTGGATTGCGTGGGACGGATCGGGGCCTTTATGTTTCAACGGGTGGCTTTACTAAAGATGCAAAGTATGAAGCGGAGCGATCATCCATTCCTATAATGGTGGTTGACTCAGATATGCTTGTTCAATTGGTTATCCAATACTATGACAATTTTGATTCAGAAACAAAGACATTGTTACCTCTAACCAAAATATATTGGCCTACATAGAGTAATGAAATTATGACTGACTTAGAGAGACCTGAACCCGAAAAACGGGATGTAGTCTACACCCTGATAAAAGCAGTCATAGCTGGTGTCCCTGTTATCGGTGGAGCGGCTACCGAACTAATCTCTATGGTAGCACTGCCTCTGGAGAAGCGACGCAATCAATGGCTTGATGATATTGCCAAAAGGCTCAAGTCACTGGAGGGGGTGGTTGATGAGTTCCGAATAGAGGATCTTTCACAAAACGAGACATTTATTACTGTTGTGATGCACGCAACTCAGGTTGCTATCCGCAATCATCAACAGGAAAAACTGGAAGCACTCCGCAATGCTGTATTGAATGCCGCGATGCCAGAAGCCCTGGAAGACGATAGACAATTAATGTTCCTCAATTTCATTGATGAACTTACATCCTGGCATTTGAGGGTGCTTCACTTCTTTGATGATCCTAAAATCTGGGGAAGCCAGCATAATATCAGTTACCCAAAATGGAATAGCGGTGGTCCAGATACTCTTCTGGAATTCACGTTTGAGGAACTACGTGGACAGCGAGATTTCTACGATCAGGTTGTGAGGGACTTGCATTATAGAGGTTTGATGAACATCGATTCTCTTCACATTACAATGACCGGTCAGGGGATGTTCGCTTCACGCACGACTGAAATGGCTAAGGGATTCCTTGCTTTTATCTCATCTCCTATACCAGAATGATTTTGGGCTTAGGGAGTTAGGTACCCTTTTCCTACTACTCTTGTCACCTGGATTTTATCACTGCCACAGTGTATCCTCTAATGAATTGCTCCGGAGAAATGCCGATACTGGTCTGCAACTTTAAAATCTCTTTGGGTTGTTTCAGCAACGATGGATCGTTTACTAAATTTTGATAAAATTGTTCTAATCTGTTTAGTAATCGCTCCATCTTTTCAGATGTAATCACTCGGGTTCCTTCTGGAAATAGCACTTTTGGATCGGCAACTGAAATCTTGGCTATGATAATAGGAATAGAGTTTTGTCTTGTAGAATAACTCTGTTTAAACCATTCCACGCTATGAAATAATTGTCCTGCATCTTTTTTGTGCAAAGATTTTTGGTTCCTATTCTTAGCTTCAATAACTAAACTCATCTTAGGCCACAACCACAGATTATCAGGTCCTTCATTGAAATCTTCTTCAGGTCTGGAACCTTTTGCGCCCAAGAGTGCGGCCAACTCCATCAATGCCTTTTCAAAAATTCTCGGGCTTACTTCGTAAGATAATTGTGCACGCATTTCCTGTATTTTGGCGATAGCACCATTCGGATTTTCGAACTCTTTGAACCATTTTACCATTTCAGTCTGTGTTTCAAATTTGCCTGGAAGTGATGGCCTACGGGTAACACCAGGAGGACATAATAGCGAGTTATTTTTTTTATTTGCTGCTCTCTGGACCTCCAGAGCTTCTCCTGGATCAACATTGTGCATATAATTCGCCACTTTCTGCAAATACCATCCAGCTTCTTTTACACTTAGATCGTTATCATCTATAGCTCTACGCAGAAGATCAACAGCATCCAATTCATTATTGGCCAAAGCCATATTAAAGGCTTGACGTTCAGCGTCTGCCATACTTAAATGTGCGCTATCCTTTTTTTTATTTTTTTCGCTCTCGATATTTTCTGCATAATACTGCTTCCATCCTTCATCTCTATTTAGACATTGGCCAATCATATCTATCAATAATTTATCTGGATCTTGTTCATCTTTGCGAGCGAGTTCTGCAAGATCCAGTGCCAGTTTCAATTGTGCTCGTGTATCTGGGTTCATCTCTTCAACAACTTCGTGCTTGGCAATAAAATTAGCAAGAACAGGTCCTGCAAGAAT encodes:
- a CDS encoding restriction endonuclease → MVRAGQGAYLIDDFRKKKIVAIGWQELGDLSNLKNKDDIKQLIDKTYDHEKPRARAIWTGQVARFRFEFRKGGFTLSSDTDKRTYLVGEIISDYRYDDKFSLPHTRDVKWLGEVDRDSLSASTRNTLGAISTIFDVGKDAQKEILDRLEGKKEALTEEEEQDDQDTLREDLFSNAHEFIKDKILELDWEEMQELVAGILRAMGYKTIVSPRGTDRGKDIQASPDGLGLEEPRIKVEVKHRSSGQMGSQEIRSFTGGLRGTDRGLYVSTGGFTKDAKYEAERSSIPIMVVDSDMLVQLVIQYYDNFDSETKTLLPLTKIYWPT